Proteins from a single region of Starkeya sp. ORNL1:
- a CDS encoding putative quinol monooxygenase, producing MPHVKTIATLLAKPGKAGELEALLFGMAPHCRTEPGNLRWDVWRDQAKADRYILDELYVDNASVAAHRETPHYKNYLSKIPDLAERSAFVLDPALVANKNG from the coding sequence ATGCCGCACGTCAAGACCATAGCCACTTTGCTCGCCAAGCCGGGCAAGGCCGGAGAACTTGAGGCATTACTCTTCGGCATGGCGCCCCACTGCAGGACGGAGCCCGGCAATCTGCGGTGGGATGTCTGGCGGGATCAGGCGAAAGCCGACCGCTATATTCTCGATGAACTCTATGTCGACAATGCCTCGGTGGCGGCGCACCGCGAGACGCCGCACTACAAGAACTACCTGTCGAAAATACCCGACCTCGCCGAGCGGAGCGCCTTCGTCCTCGATCCGGCTCTGGTTGCGAACAAGAACGGCTAG
- a CDS encoding alpha/beta hydrolase, which yields MKRSIWVLVAAMIAISPVASVAADKPVSIVLVHGAFVDGSGWQAVFDTLTNDGYEVLVVQNPTISLSGDVAATERVIAAAKHPVILVGHSYGGMVITEAGNNPKVQSLVYIAAFAPDSGESVASLAEQPVPAGESAAPLLPPSDGYLLVDPAKFPKAFAADVDTSITGFMAVAQVPWGLEAVQTPINKVAWKGRPTHFMVTTKDMMIPPTSQRGFAKRAGAVTVEIDSSHAVMLSHPKEVAAFIETADK from the coding sequence ATGAAACGCTCAATCTGGGTATTGGTCGCCGCCATGATCGCTATTTCTCCAGTCGCCTCCGTTGCCGCCGACAAGCCCGTCTCAATCGTCCTGGTGCATGGCGCGTTCGTCGACGGCTCCGGCTGGCAGGCCGTGTTCGACACCCTGACCAACGACGGGTATGAGGTGCTGGTCGTCCAGAACCCGACCATCAGCCTCAGTGGCGACGTTGCGGCCACAGAGCGTGTTATCGCCGCGGCGAAACATCCGGTGATCCTCGTCGGCCATTCCTATGGCGGCATGGTTATTACCGAGGCGGGCAATAACCCCAAGGTGCAGAGCCTGGTCTATATCGCAGCCTTTGCGCCGGACTCCGGGGAGTCGGTGGCATCGCTTGCGGAACAGCCGGTTCCGGCTGGAGAATCGGCCGCACCGCTGTTGCCACCCAGTGACGGCTACCTGCTCGTCGACCCGGCGAAATTCCCGAAAGCATTTGCAGCCGATGTCGACACCTCGATTACAGGCTTCATGGCCGTGGCCCAGGTTCCGTGGGGTCTGGAGGCGGTGCAGACTCCGATCAACAAGGTCGCGTGGAAGGGCAGGCCCACGCATTTCATGGTCACCACGAAAGACATGATGATCCCTCCGACGTCCCAGCGGGGATTCGCCAAGCGGGCCGGTGCTGTAACCGTCGAGATCGACAGCAGCCATGCCGTGATGCTCTCGCATCCCAAAGAGGTCGCAGCCTTCATCGAGACTGCCGATAAATAG
- a CDS encoding DJ-1/PfpI family protein encodes MGKGKVVVLGSNATRIEIQGGGTGPTGQYLNETVVPMMALVGAGYEVLLATPSGAKPYIDPASDAVQHFGGDEAAYRRGKDFFANDPSTNQGRTLRSVIEEGLDNYAGVFAPGGQGPVVDLMQDPDAGEILRHFHAAGKPTALLCHGPIISISALPRAKEFRAALIQGDRAKAAELAKGWQYAGYRMTVYSGSEEKPIEDNILHGKLYFHMPETLDLAGAKTTVGPDFEPHVIEDRELITGQNPRSDHPIAAALIAALDRKRSGV; translated from the coding sequence ATGGGCAAGGGCAAAGTGGTGGTGCTGGGGTCGAACGCCACCCGGATCGAAATTCAGGGAGGCGGCACCGGTCCGACGGGACAATATCTCAACGAGACTGTAGTGCCGATGATGGCGCTTGTCGGAGCGGGTTATGAAGTTCTGCTCGCCACCCCTTCGGGCGCCAAGCCCTATATCGACCCGGCGTCCGATGCGGTCCAGCATTTCGGCGGCGACGAGGCGGCGTATCGGCGTGGCAAGGATTTCTTCGCCAACGATCCATCGACGAACCAGGGCCGCACCTTGCGATCGGTGATCGAGGAGGGGCTGGACAACTATGCAGGCGTGTTCGCCCCGGGAGGGCAAGGGCCTGTCGTCGACCTGATGCAGGATCCCGACGCGGGCGAGATACTTCGGCATTTCCATGCGGCCGGAAAGCCCACCGCGCTGCTCTGCCACGGCCCGATCATCTCGATCTCCGCCTTGCCTCGGGCGAAGGAATTTCGCGCGGCGCTGATTCAGGGCGACCGCGCCAAGGCAGCCGAACTTGCGAAGGGATGGCAGTACGCCGGCTACCGGATGACAGTCTATTCGGGCAGCGAGGAGAAGCCCATCGAGGACAACATCCTGCACGGCAAGCTCTATTTTCATATGCCCGAAACTCTGGACCTCGCAGGCGCCAAAACCACGGTGGGCCCGGATTTCGAACCCCATGTGATCGAGGACCGCGAGCTGATCACCGGGCAGAACCCCCGCTCGGACCACCCGATCGCCGCCGCCCTGATCGCGGCGCTGGATCGGAAGCGCTCTGGAGTTTGA
- a CDS encoding MFS transporter, translating to MKGTDFAEFRNGWRLVLAGLLGTTLGMPAIPFYTIGVFAPIFAKEFGWSFATIFGGLSLLAGSVLIVGPFFATLIDRFGARLVASVSLPCLGLSYMTLAASNGSVGQYYLSWLAIAIFGLGATPVVFTRVINSAFEERRGLALGIVLSGAGLFAFVVKPLAQLLIETGGWRVAILVVGAMPVLIACPMVLWGFAGLRSRNVGAGPAARKASEGMTAREAFRSRSFWLLAIVFIPMSLAVAAPLPNIENILRSLRLSPTEVVQLASLVGIAAVAGRLLGGVLVDRFWAPAVGTVILTLGAGACLILSLDHVSFSMACIAILLLGLTSGIEFDLMAYLVARYLGMRSYATTYATLYGIFVVGAFVGPSLFGYAFDSTGTYSAILEACALLLIGGAATVLFLGPYPIRKTEASA from the coding sequence GTGAAGGGAACGGACTTCGCCGAGTTCAGGAACGGATGGCGGCTGGTTCTGGCCGGCCTGCTTGGAACGACTTTGGGCATGCCCGCCATCCCGTTCTATACGATCGGCGTCTTTGCGCCGATCTTCGCGAAAGAATTCGGCTGGTCGTTCGCGACGATTTTTGGCGGTCTGTCGTTGTTGGCCGGTTCAGTTCTGATCGTCGGGCCATTTTTCGCGACATTGATCGACAGATTCGGCGCGCGCCTGGTGGCATCGGTCTCCCTGCCGTGCCTCGGCCTGAGCTACATGACGCTCGCGGCATCGAACGGTTCGGTCGGACAATATTATCTCTCTTGGCTGGCTATCGCGATCTTTGGGTTGGGAGCGACCCCAGTCGTCTTCACGCGAGTGATCAACAGCGCGTTCGAGGAGCGCCGCGGTCTTGCCCTTGGCATCGTGTTGTCCGGCGCGGGCCTGTTCGCCTTCGTCGTAAAACCACTGGCCCAGTTGTTGATCGAGACGGGCGGATGGCGCGTGGCGATACTCGTGGTGGGCGCAATGCCGGTGCTCATCGCGTGCCCGATGGTTCTCTGGGGCTTCGCTGGGCTGCGAAGCAGGAATGTCGGCGCGGGGCCGGCGGCGAGAAAAGCGTCGGAAGGCATGACCGCTCGCGAAGCTTTCCGCTCTCGCTCTTTCTGGCTCCTGGCCATCGTCTTCATCCCGATGTCGCTCGCCGTCGCGGCGCCGCTGCCCAACATCGAGAACATACTTCGCTCATTGCGCCTGTCGCCGACCGAAGTCGTCCAGCTCGCCTCGCTCGTCGGAATAGCTGCCGTGGCCGGCCGGCTGCTTGGTGGCGTTCTGGTCGATCGCTTCTGGGCGCCTGCGGTGGGCACGGTCATATTGACGTTGGGCGCGGGCGCCTGCCTCATCCTTTCGCTGGACCATGTGAGCTTCTCCATGGCCTGCATTGCCATTCTGCTGCTCGGCCTGACGTCCGGCATAGAATTCGACCTGATGGCCTATCTGGTCGCTCGCTATCTCGGAATGCGGAGCTATGCCACGACCTACGCCACCCTGTACGGCATCTTCGTGGTGGGCGCTTTCGTAGGGCCTAGCCTGTTCGGTTACGCGTTCGACAGCACGGGCACCTATTCGGCAATCCTCGAAGCCTGTGCACTGCTGCTCATCGGTGGCGCGGCAACGGTTCTTTTCCTGGGGCCTTATCCGATCCGGAAAACCGAGGCCTCCGCGTAA
- the guaA gene encoding glutamine-hydrolyzing GMP synthase, protein MTALDAPAQHDTILIIDFGSQVTQLIARRVRETGVYCEIHPFQHAAEAFERLKPKGVIFSGGPASVMDENSPRAPQAVFDSGVPILAICYGQQTAALQLGGVVEGGHAAEFGRADVEIREPSPLYAGFWEVGQRYPVWMSHGDRVTVLPEGFVVAGTSENAPFAIAVNEERRIYTTMFHPEVVHTPDGGKLLANFVHNIVGLKSDWTMAAFREEAIRRIREQVGSERVICGLSGGVDSSVAAVLIHEAIGDQLTCVFVDHGLLRLGEAQKVVTLFRDSYNIPLVHVDAGDMFLNALDGVTDPEVKRKTIGKLFIDVFEEEARKIGGAAFLAQGTLYPDVIESVSFTGGPSVTIKSHHNVGGLPARMNMKLVEPLRELFKDEVRALGRELGLPEIFVGRHPFPGPGLAIRCPGEITPEKLDILRLADEIYLEEIRRHGLYDAIWQAFAVILPVKTVGVMGDYRTYDYVVGLRAVTSVDGMTADFYPFEMPFLARVSTRIVNEVKGVNRVVYDVTSKPPGTIEWE, encoded by the coding sequence ATGACAGCACTCGACGCACCCGCACAGCACGACACCATTCTCATCATCGACTTCGGTTCGCAGGTGACGCAGCTCATCGCGCGACGGGTCCGTGAGACCGGGGTCTATTGCGAGATCCACCCCTTCCAGCACGCGGCCGAGGCCTTCGAGCGGCTGAAACCCAAGGGCGTGATCTTCTCCGGCGGCCCGGCCTCGGTGATGGATGAGAACAGCCCGCGCGCGCCGCAGGCGGTGTTCGACAGCGGCGTGCCGATCCTCGCCATCTGCTATGGCCAGCAGACCGCCGCGCTTCAGCTCGGCGGTGTGGTGGAAGGCGGCCATGCCGCCGAGTTCGGCCGCGCCGATGTCGAAATCCGCGAGCCGAGCCCGCTTTATGCCGGCTTCTGGGAAGTGGGCCAGCGCTATCCGGTGTGGATGAGCCATGGCGACCGCGTCACCGTGCTGCCCGAGGGCTTCGTCGTCGCCGGCACCTCCGAGAACGCCCCCTTCGCCATTGCGGTGAACGAGGAGCGGCGCATCTACACCACCATGTTCCACCCCGAAGTGGTGCACACGCCGGACGGCGGCAAGCTGCTGGCTAACTTCGTGCACAATATCGTCGGGCTGAAGAGCGACTGGACCATGGCTGCCTTCCGCGAGGAGGCCATCCGCCGCATCCGCGAGCAAGTGGGCTCGGAGCGGGTGATCTGCGGCCTGTCCGGCGGCGTCGATTCCTCGGTCGCCGCGGTGCTGATCCATGAGGCGATCGGAGACCAGCTCACCTGCGTCTTCGTCGACCACGGCCTGTTGCGTCTCGGCGAGGCGCAGAAGGTGGTCACGCTGTTCCGCGATTCCTACAACATCCCGCTGGTGCATGTGGACGCCGGCGACATGTTCCTGAACGCGCTCGACGGCGTCACCGACCCGGAAGTGAAGCGCAAGACCATCGGCAAGCTGTTCATCGACGTGTTCGAGGAAGAGGCGCGCAAGATCGGCGGCGCCGCGTTCCTCGCCCAGGGCACGCTCTATCCCGACGTGATCGAGAGCGTGAGCTTCACCGGCGGTCCCTCTGTGACGATCAAGAGCCACCACAATGTCGGCGGCCTGCCGGCGCGCATGAACATGAAGCTGGTGGAGCCGCTGCGCGAACTTTTCAAGGACGAGGTGCGCGCGCTCGGCCGCGAACTCGGCCTGCCGGAGATCTTCGTCGGCCGCCACCCGTTCCCCGGCCCCGGCCTCGCCATCCGCTGCCCCGGCGAGATCACCCCGGAGAAGCTGGATATTCTGCGCCTCGCCGACGAGATCTATCTCGAAGAGATTCGCCGCCACGGCCTCTACGACGCCATCTGGCAGGCCTTCGCAGTGATCTTGCCGGTCAAGACAGTGGGCGTGATGGGCGACTACCGCACCTACGACTACGTCGTCGGCCTGCGTGCCGTCACCTCGGTCGACGGCATGACGGCGGACTTCTACCCCTTCGAGATGCCGTTCCTGGCCCGCGTGTCGACGCGGATCGTCAACGAGGTGAAGGGGGTGAACCGGGTCGTGTACGACGTGACGTCGAAGCCGCCGGGGACGATCGAGTGGGAGTGA
- a CDS encoding RsmB/NOP family class I SAM-dependent RNA methyltransferase gives MTPAARLAAAIEVFAAVDTARRPAADVLKDWGRDHRFAGSGDRAAIAGLVHDALRRRASAGFVLGGEDARAVLLGTLRLARGQDAETIAGLCDGSRFAPAPLTDDERARLEAASLEGAPAHIAGDYPEWLDAHLAAVFGDESAAEGAALAERAPLDLRVNTLKALPEKAAAALAHLEPKPGEWSPLALRVVLSADGKAPPLTSEPAYLKGQVEIQDEGSQLASILAAPPRGGQVLDLCAGGGGKTLALAALMDNAGQLYAYDDDMRRLAPIHDRVKRAGAHNVQVRTPRGKADVLEDLEGRMDLVLIDAPCTGTGTWRRNPDAKWRMRPGALAERMRDQTTVLDAAVRHVKPGGRLAYITCSLLDEENGTQIRRLLAANPDFRVIPPAEAVLALGARGPALAQAALVSDEGLLLTPRRTGTDGFFVAMLQRA, from the coding sequence ATGACGCCTGCCGCGCGGCTTGCCGCTGCCATTGAAGTCTTCGCCGCCGTTGACACCGCGCGCCGGCCGGCCGCCGACGTGCTGAAGGACTGGGGCCGCGACCACCGCTTCGCCGGTTCCGGCGATCGCGCAGCCATTGCCGGCCTGGTGCATGACGCGCTGCGCCGGCGTGCCTCGGCGGGCTTTGTGCTGGGCGGGGAGGATGCCCGCGCCGTGTTGCTCGGCACGCTTCGGCTCGCCCGCGGGCAGGACGCCGAGACGATTGCCGGCCTGTGCGACGGCAGCCGTTTCGCCCCGGCGCCGCTCACCGATGACGAGCGCGCCCGGCTGGAAGCTGCCAGCCTCGAAGGCGCACCCGCTCATATTGCCGGCGACTATCCGGAATGGCTGGACGCCCATCTCGCCGCGGTGTTCGGCGACGAGAGCGCGGCCGAGGGCGCCGCGCTCGCCGAGCGCGCCCCGCTCGATCTGCGCGTCAACACGCTCAAAGCCCTGCCGGAGAAGGCCGCGGCCGCGCTGGCGCATCTGGAGCCGAAGCCGGGCGAATGGTCGCCGCTGGCGCTGCGCGTGGTGCTCAGTGCCGACGGCAAGGCGCCGCCGCTCACCTCCGAGCCGGCTTATCTCAAGGGCCAGGTGGAAATCCAGGACGAGGGCTCCCAGCTCGCCAGCATCCTCGCCGCCCCGCCGCGCGGCGGGCAGGTGCTGGATCTGTGCGCCGGCGGCGGCGGCAAGACGCTGGCGCTGGCGGCCTTGATGGACAATGCCGGCCAGCTCTACGCCTATGATGACGACATGCGCCGCCTCGCGCCGATCCATGACCGGGTGAAGCGTGCCGGCGCCCACAATGTCCAGGTGCGCACCCCGCGCGGCAAGGCCGACGTGCTGGAGGACCTGGAAGGCCGCATGGACCTGGTGCTGATCGACGCGCCCTGCACCGGCACCGGCACCTGGCGTCGTAACCCGGACGCCAAATGGCGCATGCGCCCCGGCGCGCTGGCCGAGCGCATGCGCGACCAGACCACCGTGCTGGATGCCGCCGTGCGTCATGTAAAGCCGGGCGGGCGGCTCGCCTACATCACCTGCTCGCTGCTCGACGAGGAGAACGGCACCCAGATTCGCCGGCTGCTCGCCGCCAACCCGGATTTCCGCGTCATCCCGCCGGCCGAGGCTGTACTGGCGCTGGGCGCCCGTGGCCCGGCTCTCGCACAGGCGGCGCTGGTGAGCGATGAGGGCCTGCTGCTGACACCGCGGCGCACCGGCACGGATGGATTCTTCGTCGCCATGCTGCAACGAGCCTAA
- a CDS encoding MAPEG family protein yields MSIPAVLLPVFVQVALTFALLIWLGPVRYRAVRNGTVGEGARLDDRAWPPEARQAGNAFRNQFELPVLFYAIVAFALITRKADLLFVILSWVFVLSRIVHAFVYVTSNEIRLRFPAYLVGVIVLLAMWVLFALAIIFAPIIP; encoded by the coding sequence ATGTCCATTCCCGCCGTGCTGCTCCCGGTGTTCGTGCAGGTGGCGCTCACCTTTGCCCTGCTGATCTGGCTCGGCCCCGTGCGCTACCGCGCGGTGCGCAACGGCACGGTAGGCGAGGGGGCGAGGCTCGACGACCGCGCCTGGCCGCCCGAGGCACGCCAGGCCGGCAACGCCTTCCGCAACCAGTTCGAACTGCCGGTGCTGTTCTATGCCATCGTCGCCTTCGCCCTCATCACCCGCAAGGCGGACCTGCTGTTCGTGATACTGTCCTGGGTGTTCGTGCTCTCGCGCATCGTGCACGCCTTCGTCTACGTCACCTCGAACGAGATCCGCCTGCGCTTCCCGGCCTATCTGGTGGGCGTGATTGTACTTCTGGCGATGTGGGTGCTATTCGCCCTCGCTATCATCTTTGCCCCCATCATCCCGTGA
- a CDS encoding ferritin-like domain-containing protein — translation MKDLNDLFVHLLKDVYYAEKQILKALPKMAKAAQTPELKKAFETHREETEGQVERLQQVFEMMNKPARGVKCDAIEGLVDEAKEVMEEAEAPEVMDAGLLASAQAVEHYEMARYGTLIAWAGQLKMPEAAKLFEANLAQEKNADKVLTELALRSVNRKAA, via the coding sequence ATGAAAGACTTGAACGATCTTTTCGTCCATCTGCTGAAGGACGTCTATTACGCTGAGAAGCAGATCCTCAAGGCGCTGCCGAAAATGGCGAAGGCGGCGCAGACGCCGGAGCTGAAGAAGGCGTTCGAGACCCATCGCGAGGAGACCGAAGGCCAGGTGGAACGCCTGCAGCAGGTGTTCGAGATGATGAACAAGCCGGCCCGCGGCGTGAAATGCGACGCGATCGAAGGGCTGGTCGACGAGGCCAAGGAGGTGATGGAGGAGGCCGAGGCGCCCGAGGTGATGGATGCCGGCCTGCTCGCCTCCGCCCAGGCGGTCGAGCATTATGAGATGGCCCGCTACGGCACGCTGATCGCCTGGGCCGGCCAGCTGAAGATGCCGGAGGCCGCCAAGCTGTTCGAGGCCAATCTCGCGCAGGAGAAGAACGCCGACAAGGTATTGACCGAGCTCGCGCTGCGTTCGGTGAACCGCAAGGCGGCGTAA
- a CDS encoding low affinity iron permease family protein codes for MAKQAVTTAKQSGARQSGKQRRSAFTRFSQKVAAYSGKPITFIVALGIIVVWGLSGPIFGFNDTWQLVINTSTTIITFLMVFVIQNSQNRDTAALQIKLDELISKLEGPREILLDLEELDDDALEELRAEFEAMAEKARKAGGTAKAAA; via the coding sequence ATGGCGAAACAGGCGGTTACCACCGCGAAGCAGAGCGGGGCGCGCCAGTCGGGCAAGCAACGGCGCTCGGCGTTCACGCGCTTCTCGCAGAAAGTCGCGGCCTATTCCGGCAAGCCGATCACCTTCATCGTGGCGCTCGGCATCATCGTGGTGTGGGGGCTGAGCGGGCCGATCTTCGGCTTCAACGACACCTGGCAGCTGGTCATCAACACCTCGACCACCATCATCACCTTCCTGATGGTATTCGTGATCCAGAACAGCCAGAACCGCGACACCGCCGCGCTGCAGATCAAGCTCGACGAGCTGATCTCCAAGCTGGAGGGGCCGCGGGAGATATTGCTGGATCTGGAAGAGCTGGACGACGATGCGCTGGAGGAGTTGCGCGCCGAGTTCGAGGCGATGGCCGAGAAGGCGCGAAAGGCCGGCGGGACGGCAAAAGCCGCAGCCTGA
- the guaB gene encoding IMP dehydrogenase yields MPVSDGLAREALTFDDVLLKPGLSDVMPGQADVRSRVTRSISLNIPILSSAMDTVTESRLAIAMAQAGGLGVIHRNLEPETQAEHVRQVKKFESGMVVNPVTIYPDQTLADALALMKGHSISGIPVVERGPNGRGGRLVGILTNRDVRFATNPGQPVAELMTKDRLITVHDGVDQAEAKRLLHQYRIEKLLVVDEDYRCVGLITVKDIEKAVANPYAAKDEQGRLRVGAATTVGEDGFRRTELLVEAGVDLVVVDTAHGHSRKVLDQVSRIKQLSNKVQILAGNIATGEGARALIDAGADAIKVGIGPGSICTTRIVAGVGVPQLTAILDAVEVAHRSDTPVVADGGIKFSGDLAKALAAGAECAMIGSLLAGTDESPGEVYLYQGRSYKSYRGMGSVGAMARGSADRYFQAEVKDTLKLVPEGIEGQVPYKGPVSGVLHQLVGGLRAAMGYVGAANMEEMREKAQFVRISGASLRESHVHDVTITRESPNYPSRA; encoded by the coding sequence ATGCCGGTATCCGACGGGCTCGCGCGTGAGGCGCTTACCTTCGACGACGTGCTGCTGAAGCCCGGCCTGTCCGACGTCATGCCCGGACAGGCGGATGTGCGTTCGCGCGTCACCCGCTCCATTTCCCTCAACATTCCGATCCTGTCCTCGGCCATGGATACGGTGACCGAATCGCGGCTCGCCATCGCCATGGCGCAGGCCGGCGGGCTCGGCGTGATCCACCGCAATCTCGAGCCTGAAACCCAGGCCGAGCATGTCCGGCAGGTGAAGAAATTCGAGTCCGGCATGGTGGTGAACCCGGTCACCATCTATCCGGACCAGACGCTGGCCGACGCGCTGGCGTTGATGAAGGGGCACTCCATCTCCGGCATTCCGGTCGTGGAGCGCGGGCCGAACGGGCGCGGCGGCCGGCTCGTCGGCATCCTCACCAATCGCGACGTCCGCTTCGCCACCAATCCCGGCCAGCCGGTGGCCGAGCTGATGACCAAGGACCGCCTCATCACCGTGCATGACGGTGTCGACCAGGCCGAGGCCAAGCGCCTGCTGCATCAATACCGCATCGAGAAGCTGCTGGTGGTGGACGAGGATTACCGCTGCGTCGGCCTCATCACCGTGAAGGACATCGAGAAGGCGGTCGCCAATCCTTACGCCGCCAAGGACGAGCAGGGCCGCCTGCGCGTCGGCGCCGCCACCACGGTCGGCGAGGATGGCTTCCGCCGCACCGAGCTGCTGGTGGAAGCCGGCGTCGACCTCGTGGTGGTCGATACCGCCCATGGCCATTCCCGCAAGGTGCTGGACCAGGTGAGCCGCATCAAGCAGCTCTCCAACAAGGTGCAGATCCTCGCCGGCAACATCGCCACCGGGGAGGGCGCCCGCGCCCTCATCGATGCCGGCGCAGACGCCATCAAGGTCGGCATCGGCCCGGGCTCGATCTGCACCACCCGCATCGTCGCCGGTGTCGGCGTGCCGCAGCTCACCGCCATCCTCGATGCCGTCGAGGTGGCGCACCGCAGCGATACCCCGGTGGTCGCCGATGGCGGCATCAAGTTCTCCGGCGATCTCGCCAAGGCGCTGGCGGCAGGCGCGGAATGCGCCATGATCGGCTCGCTGCTCGCCGGCACCGACGAGAGCCCTGGCGAGGTCTATCTCTATCAGGGCCGCTCCTATAAGTCGTACCGCGGCATGGGCTCGGTCGGCGCCATGGCGCGCGGTTCGGCGGACCGCTACTTCCAGGCCGAGGTGAAGGACACGCTGAAGCTGGTGCCGGAAGGCATTGAGGGGCAGGTGCCGTACAAGGGCCCGGTCTCCGGCGTGCTTCACCAGTTGGTCGGCGGCCTGCGCGCCGCCATGGGCTATGTCGGCGCCGCCAATATGGAGGAGATGCGGGAGAAGGCGCAGTTCGTGCGCATCTCCGGCGCCAGCTTGCGCGAAAGCCACGTCCACGACGTCACCATCACCCGCGAGAGCCCGAATTATCCCTCGCGGGCGTGA
- a CDS encoding ABC transporter permease subunit encodes MVFLANDRREHSAVAALVRARILPNGYDLVAFALIVALAVLAVHGVAGMRSPLAGLASAPVSLDPALLPEYALRTTLRMFAAIIASLIFTFVVATLAAKSRRAEMVIIPALDILQSVPVLGFLTFTVTFFMGLFPGSQLGAECASIFAIFTSQAWNMAFSFYQSLRTVPRDLDEVSRGFGLSAWQRFWRLEAPFAAPGLVWNTMMSMSGGWFFVVASEAITVGDTTVQLPGLGSWLAVAISKQDFAAVAWAVLAMAIVIALYDQLLFRPVVAWADKFRFEQTAGQEKPRSWVYALIRRTRLLKRLTAPITSVWDRLLLVRLSTTRHVLPIRRRDRTATTRVFDYAWLGLITALGAWGVWAAASYASQTLSWGDAWEALSSGLVTLVRVIVLIAVASLIWVPIGVWIGLRPAVAERVQPLAQFLAAFPANVLFPFAVIAIVATGANPNIWLSPLMVLGTQWYILFNVIAGASAFPTDLREVSSVYQLRSWTWWRRVMLPGIFPYYVTGALTASGGSWNASIVAEVASWGNTRLEAFGLGSYIAKATDAGDFPRVVLGIAVMSLFVTLFNRTLWRPLYVFAERRLRLD; translated from the coding sequence ATGGTGTTTCTTGCCAACGACCGCCGGGAACACAGCGCCGTCGCCGCGCTGGTGCGTGCCCGCATCCTTCCCAACGGCTACGACCTCGTCGCATTCGCGCTGATTGTAGCCTTGGCCGTTCTCGCGGTTCACGGGGTCGCCGGCATGCGGTCCCCGCTCGCCGGGCTGGCGAGCGCGCCGGTCTCGCTCGATCCCGCACTTCTGCCCGAATACGCGCTACGCACGACGCTGCGGATGTTCGCGGCGATCATCGCGTCGTTGATCTTCACCTTCGTCGTCGCGACCCTGGCGGCGAAGAGCCGCCGCGCCGAGATGGTCATCATCCCCGCGCTGGACATCCTCCAATCCGTCCCGGTGCTCGGATTCCTCACATTCACCGTGACCTTCTTCATGGGCTTGTTCCCGGGAAGCCAGCTCGGCGCCGAGTGCGCCTCGATCTTCGCGATCTTCACCAGCCAGGCCTGGAACATGGCCTTTTCCTTCTACCAGTCGCTGCGGACCGTGCCGCGCGATCTGGACGAGGTCAGCCGCGGGTTCGGCCTCTCGGCCTGGCAGCGCTTCTGGCGGCTCGAGGCTCCCTTCGCCGCCCCCGGACTGGTCTGGAACACGATGATGTCGATGTCCGGCGGCTGGTTCTTCGTCGTCGCCTCCGAGGCGATCACCGTTGGCGATACCACGGTCCAGCTCCCCGGCCTCGGCTCCTGGCTGGCGGTTGCCATCAGCAAGCAGGATTTTGCCGCAGTGGCCTGGGCGGTGCTGGCCATGGCCATTGTCATCGCCCTCTACGACCAGCTCCTGTTCCGGCCGGTCGTCGCCTGGGCCGACAAGTTCCGCTTCGAGCAGACGGCAGGCCAGGAAAAGCCCCGCTCCTGGGTCTATGCGCTGATCCGGCGCACGCGCCTCCTCAAGCGCCTGACCGCGCCCATCACCTCGGTGTGGGACCGCCTGCTGCTTGTCCGGTTGTCGACCACACGGCACGTCCTGCCGATCAGGCGACGCGATCGGACCGCGACGACCAGGGTTTTCGACTATGCCTGGCTCGGCCTGATCACCGCCCTCGGCGCATGGGGGGTCTGGGCTGCCGCGTCCTATGCGAGCCAGACCCTGTCGTGGGGCGATGCATGGGAGGCCCTGAGCAGCGGCCTCGTCACGCTGGTGCGCGTGATCGTGCTGATCGCCGTGGCGAGCCTGATCTGGGTGCCGATCGGCGTCTGGATCGGCTTGCGACCCGCTGTCGCCGAGCGTGTCCAGCCCTTGGCCCAGTTCCTCGCGGCGTTCCCGGCCAATGTGCTCTTCCCGTTCGCCGTCATCGCGATCGTCGCGACCGGGGCAAATCCGAATATCTGGCTGTCGCCGCTGATGGTGCTCGGCACCCAGTGGTACATCCTGTTCAACGTCATCGCCGGGGCAAGCGCATTTCCGACGGATCTGCGCGAGGTGTCCTCGGTCTACCAACTGCGCTCCTGGACCTGGTGGCGGCGCGTCATGCTGCCGGGGATCTTTCCCTATTACGTCACCGGCGCTCTTACGGCCTCCGGCGGCTCCTGGAACGCCAGCATCGTCGCCGAGGTGGCGAGCTGGGGTAACACCAGGTTGGAGGCCTTCGGCCTTGGCTCCTACATCGCCAAGGCGACGGACGCGGGCGATTTCCCGCGGGTCGTCCTCGGCATCGCGGTGATGTCGCTCTTCGTCACCCTCTTCAACCGCACCCTCTGGCGTCCGCTCTACGTCTTCGCGGAACGCCGCCTGCGTCTCGACTGA